The genomic region CACCCACCGCACCCCCGGTGCGCCTCTCAACTCTCCCGTTGCGGCCGGTGGTCCCGGGGAGAACGCCGCGTACTGCGCCTCCCTAGTTCAGAGGTTGGATCCTGATGCGTGGCTCACGAGTTACTTTTGGCCAAAGCGGGAGAGGGAGTGGTGGCTTGCGATTCGGGCGTTTAATGCGAGTTCCTTTCACTGCATGGGTACGCTGACGTTAGCTCGAACTCCACCTCGTGACCACGACGGTATCGCAGCCGGCGATCGCAGCTATGCGGTTCCAGTTCTGGCGGGACGCGCTGGCTGCCATCTTCTCGGGCAAGCCGGCGCCTCAGCACCCTGTCGCGCTTGCTCTGGCTGAGATGCATGCTGCACGGCCGGTGCAACGGTATTATCTTGGACAGCTGATTGATGTTCGGGTGagtcggcgcggcgtgtTGGGCTGGGGGTGTTGGGGGGTATTGGGGCcgggggttggggttggggttgggtaGGATGAGCAgctgggaggagggggagggagggggagggagggagggaggaagctggtgaggaggggggagattggagggagaagagaggAACAGAGGGAGAAGAACGAGCTAACAGCAGGCCAAGAACCTCGCCGCCCCATCCGCCTCGGCAACCCTCGAGCAACACCTGGCAACCTACTCCCCTCTCGCTGGTGCGCTGTTGCAAGGACCTCTGCCAATCCTCCTTTCCCCCACCGACCCCGAGACGGGACACATCGCGCACACGTTGAGCCACATtgcgcacctcctcgctgtcTCCTCGCTTCTGCGCGCTCTACCCAGCCTCGTGGCCAAGAGACAGCTGAACATTCCGGCCGACGTGTCTGCCCGCCATGGGCtcgtggacgaggaggtgtTCCGGCGCGGCACCGAGGCGCCGGGATTGAAGGATGCCTTGTTCGAGATCGCGACGAGGGGAATGGACGAACTTATTACCGCCCGCCGCGATTTGAATAAGAcggacggcaaggtcgtgcCCAAGGAGTGTATGCCGCTTTTCCTCGCTGCTGTACCCGCTGAGCGCTATCTCCATCGGTTAGAGAAGGCCGACTTTGATGTGTTTGCGCCAGAGCTTGCCAAGCATGATTGGCAGCTCGCGCCGCGTATCTGGTGGGCGTACCATCGCGGCAAGCTGTAGCTGGACGACTAGTGAGATGCATACATCACCCATCCGTGTACAGGCGCGTCTTACATGTATCGCAACGCTGACCGCCACGTTGCAGACAGCCGCGCATGCGCATCAATGTCTAACCCAATGAACGTAACGTCGACCACCCGCGTCACCAAGTCTACATGTACAACACCATGGGCTCTACGTTTACCCTTCGGAACGTGTTGTGCTCATAGAACAGAGAGTATAACTGGCGTTAGATGAGGCTTTCAGATTCGGGCGTCCAGCAGcggagcagctcgcgcacctcCGGGCTGACGGTGCGCGCTGACGGACGCCGCTCCACTGCAGTCGAGGACGCTGATGACGACGCGTTGGCGGGGGGCGAgccgcggcgctggcgcagCTCATTGTCGGACCtgccctccttgtcgaTCTCTTCCATGATGTCGCGGAAGGACAGGAATAGCACCTCGGCCTGGGCGAGTGTcgtgtcgaggtcgatctggtgtcagctgttAAAAAGATCCCAGCTCACCGTCCCAGTTAGGTCGTTCGCGTActtgagcacctcgtcaaACTCGCTCAGGTAGCGGATAATCACGTCCCTTCTGTCAGCTCAAGCAGCGGATTGACTCACCGGTGGCTCTGCAGCACCGCAAGGGCAACGAATAACACAAAGTTATCCGAGTAGTAGTTGGTCCACAGCACCTCCCACAGTCGAATTACCGTCTCGAACTGGAACTCGCGCTTGAACGCGATGAGAATCCAGCGGAAGCAGAAGAAGAGGTTGAGCGAGCCCGTGCGCTCGAGGTGTGCGTGCAACTCGGGGTCCATTAACGCAATGAGCTGCTGCAGAGTGCTCAGCTGACGCCGCATGCCGCTCTGGTCGCGCAGGAAGTTGGATTCCATCTGCTTCATGACCCCGACCAGCCCGTAGAACGCCTCCGGAGCCGAGGCCTCGAACACGCTGTAGATGGGGCTGAGGAGGTCTGACATGCCTGTGGTCAGGTTGGAAGCAACGCAGCCGCTCACCTTGCACGTAACCCAGGTCAGGTGCATGAACGTGGTACGTCATGAGGATCTCgcggagctcggcgacatgggctgctgtcagctggttCAGAACCTAAAAGCTCACGGTTCAAAGGCGCATaaccaccctcctcctccttgtcgtcccGGGACCAGATGTCCGCGCCagcacctccaccctccttctcttcgTTGCCATCGGCAACAATGTCGGGCATAACCGCATATAGCGGCTGGGTCCGGTCAGTCCGGCGGCAGTCGACCTATTGTCAGCATTTGATGCCCAAGGCGAGCTCACGTCAATGCGGTGCCACTCCTCTTTCCAGTTGTCTTCTGCCTCGCCGCTCTTCGTCTTCTCGCGCCACCCTTGGTGAAGGCGCTCGTACTCCTCCCGCTTGGCGCGCACGATCTCGTCCCGCCTCTCGGCACGTTGCGATAGCCGGTCGAGGCCCGACgggccctcctccaccgaCCACGGCACGACACCAAGGAGCACTTCCCACCcacggcgtcgcgcgccctGGTCGTTGGGCATATCCGAGAACCCGCGGCGGAAGATCTGCTGGCGGACAAACAGTTCGTCCTTGCCCGTGGCGATGAAATCGTCCCATTCCTCCGCCGTGATCGGGCGCTCGGGGTGACGCGTAGGTTTGGGCATCTTGCGATTGCCTGGGAGCACAGAGAACACGCCGAGGGACGTAATGTCCTCCGCGCTGGCATCACCACCGGCCGCGCGTgcggccagctcgtcgcgacgcgaccgctcaccttcctccgccaccaCACGCGCCCAGCGCGCGAGATACAGACGAGCAGCCTCGAACTCAGTCGCCACATCGGCGCTACTGGAGCTGCCCCTTCTCGGCGGTACACTGCTCTGCCACTCGCCGGGGGCGTGCACCAAACTGCGGAATgcgggaggaaggtgcggGACCACGGGCTTGGCCAGCGGGTGGTTGAGCACATTCTGGGCAGTGCTTCGGGCAATGTTGGTGATGTTGGATAAGCTGACAAGAAGCGAATCGCGCGGAGTCGTTGGGGAGGCTGGAGGAAGGGTGGGATATGGTGCAGCAGCAGGAGGGTATGCAGCACCTGGGGGTGTCTTATCGCCCCCGTGCCAACggcccttctcctcgtaACCCGCCTCGTGCACCTCGCGGTCAGCCCTACTGGGGTTTACCAGCCagagctcgccgccgcggttGTTGGTCGGCGTAATCAGGCGCGATCGAAGCAGCGTCGCATGCCTGTGGAAAACCTTCAGAAACGGTTGGAAACCCCACTGCGACGTTGACGGGTCGCCAGATTGGTTGGTGGCAAGTGGTGTCTGGTCATCGTGGAAGTAGAgagtggggagggagaCTCCCCCCAGAAGGCTGCAGTTAGCTATCGTCGCGAGCGAGATGGCTCACTTGAAGGTGGCAGAGCCGTACCAGTAGTACGTTCGGCTAGGCTGGTGTGATGAGCATCGCGACCGCCGAAGCGCCACTCACGGAATACACTAAAATGCTGTAAACGCTCGTGATGGGGACGGAGAACGCATACTTCTCCCCCTTCGGAGCCGGAAGTGAGACGAACACGAAGCCTTGAATTAGCCGGTTGCGCAGCTGCACAGCCCCAGGTTcactcaccatcctcgtcggTTGGAGTTCCTTGAGGACGAccctcgatgcgctcgtATTTgcgcttgtcctcgtcgggaAGCCGCTTGAACAGCTCGTCTGGGACCCATACGATGAGAATCTCCTTGCCGGAAGTGGGAGTGGCGGTGCCCGACTCAGGCGCCAGAGGCACCTCGCGATCCACCTCGACTAGGCCCAGCAGACCGGTGATGTTGTCACGTGGATGCTGGGTGGGGTGGATTGCGACATGGCTCTTGACATAAATGAGGCGGGCTTTAcggtcctcggcgacggaggAAGGTTCGCCgcccgcggcggcgggctgcGCCAGGAGGGAACCTCTGCTGGCCGatcgcgagctcgagcttggggaATCTCTCCGCCCAGAGACATTGAGCGCTCCTACACGCCGCGTCGTTTCTtcgacggccttgaggcGTCAGCCAGACTACGAACGGGCAGCTCACCTTGGGGTCAATGCGGGCCATTgggggaagaaggaaggTAGTTAGTTGCTTGAATGGGCGATGAAAGGTCGTTCAAGAAGAGATAATAAGGCTAGTCGAGAGAGTATCTAGAATGTGAAAGATGGAAAGAGGGAGAGACGTAGAACGAGTCAAGAGAGATGGCAATGGTGAAGGATATGATGGATATGATGTTGAGTAGAGTATCTTCAAGTCGAGGCGCGTCATCCACGTTGAGCATCGATGTTACAACCACTTGCTTGTTGTACAGTATATTCCCCCTGGGCTCAGACGTCATGTTGCCACCCAGTACATCACTGTCCTGGACTGTCCTGGTCAATCACTGGTACCACAGGACCCACAGGACCCACAGGACCCACAGGACCCACAGGACGGGGATGGGAAACCACGTGTTACTTATGTCATCACCCCACATAAAATGTATGAGTGAACGTTACACTagctggctggctggctggctacctggctggctggctaGGCTAACCCACGACGTGTCTGGATGGCCATGACGGCCTATTTCGCTCTTCATCGTGTCTTGCGTTCAGATCACCCATCATGCCACCACGGTCACGACACGCCGTCGACCCATCCCTCACGGCCCAAGCCAACCAGGGCCAGCAGTGGCAGCCTCTGTCCCCGCCCGGCTCGGCCCAGCCCCTTCACCAGGAGAACCCGACATTCGCGCCGGGGTACGGCAACCAGCAGCCGGCATACGACGCGTCGTATGGCCAGCACCAGCCCTATGTCAACCCCCGCGGGCCACAGTTGCACCAGGTGGACGACCGGCGTGCTGCTCCCCCGATGGGTGACTACGCACCGCCGCAGGAGCAACATGTCCCCGTGCCCCATGGCTCTCATCTCCGCGGGCAGCCTGCAGCGCCCGCCCAGCCTGCAACGTACAACTACCCCCCAGAGAACCACAttcccccgcccccgcaCTCGGCTGGCCCGGCGCTCACGGGGCCGCGAATTCGCATCGACCCCTCCCAGATGCCTGACCCCATCGATGGTcaggagctcgaccagAACCTCTacgatgatgaggagtTCCATTCGTGCGACACCAAGGGTCTTATCCCCCTCGCCTTGACCGACTACCGCGGTGTTGATCAGGGTGGGCGGACTGCGTAGACCGGCGAGGCTGACGTCAGGCAACTCGCTTCCGAGGCATATCCGCGCGACGCTCCCGACGATCCCCTCGACGCACCAGCTGCTCGACACGTCCGCACTGCCGTTCGGCCTCGTTGTCCAGCCGTTCGCACCTCTGAGATATGACGAGGCACCCGTCCCGCTCGTGTCGAACTGGGTATCGGGCCAGAGCGCGTTCGACCCCCCACCGACGCCCAGCGGCCCAGAGGACATtggtcctcctcgttgtGAAAAGTGCCGCGGCTACATCAACCCTTGGGTCCGGTTCAtcgacggcggccgcaAGTGGGTGTGCAACCTCTGTGGTGCCGACAACATGGTCTCGCACTCGTACTTTGCGCAGCTCTCGACGATGGGACAGCGCGTCGATCACAACGAGCGCCCAGAACTCCAACACGGTACTGTCGACTTCCTCGCGCCACGCGAATACTGGTTCCCCCAGCCGGCAGGCAGCATCTTCGAGGAGAGCCACGACTCATTGGCACACGCaggcgacgcgctcgcgacgaCTTCTGCCGACCTTCTGGGCGCGCTGCAGTCCAGCTTGGGCCAGACGCCTAGCAGAGGCAACACTCCGCAACCTGGGCACCGGAAGAAGcacaaggaggaggggaggcgGCTCCGTCGCCCAGTGCCTATCGGTCGTGTTTTCGTCATCGATGTCTCGACGGGCAGCGCGCACCGTGGCATCGTCCGCTCGATCTGCGAGGGCATCCACCGTGCACTCTACGgcgacaagaaggagggagaagaggaggacgaggaggtgatCGGCCagggcgagcgcgttgCCTTCGTGACTGTCGGCCAGTCGGTCGGGTTCTGGAGCCTGAGCGCGACCTTGCCACAGCCCCAGCTACTTGTCGTGTCGGACCTGGAGGACATGTTCTGCCCCATGGTTGGCGGTTTCCTTGTCGACTCGCAAGAGTCCAAGTGGGTCGATTCGGCGTATGACGCTGACGTGACAGGTCGCAGATCGAGGCTCTCCTTACGCTCATTCCGAACATGTACGAGCAGCAGCCGGACGGACCGTATTGCGCAATCGGCGCTGCGATCAAGGGCACGATGGACGGCCTCCGCTCAATCGGCGGCCAGATCAACTTCTTCTTGGCTGGATTGCCGCAACTCGGCCCCGGCAAGTTGGAACCGCGTGACGAGTCATCGCTCGCCGGCaccgacaaggagaagcaaCTCTTCTCGCCCGCCGACCCCTTCTGGCGCGTGAcggcggacgagctcgccgagatcgGTATCGGTGTCAACACGTTCGTGTTCCCCGAGCGCGCCATGGACCTCGCCTCGGTGTCGGCGCTCTCCGCCGTGACTGGCGGCGACACATTCTTCCACCCAAAGTATTCGCCAGTACGCGACAGGGACTCGTTGCACGACGAGATCAAGCGCGTTGTGACGCGCGAGATCGCGTACAACGTGCTCGTACGCGTGCGCTGCTCGAACGGCTTACGTGCTTCCGACCACACCGGCAACTTCTTCCAGCGGTCACTGACCGACCTCGAGTTTGGCACGAtggacgaggccaaggcgtTCGTTGCGACGCTGAAACACGACGGCCACCGCCTCGATGACCGTCAGATGGCCTACGTCCAGGTTGCGGCTCTGTacacgagctcgagcggtGAACGCCGCGTGCGTCTCCTCAACTTGTGCCTGCGAATCACGGGTCTCATCGGCAACGTCTTCCGCTACGCTGACTTTGACGCGAGCGTCACCATGTTCTTCAAAGAGGCCGTGACGCAGCTACCCGTCAAGCGTCTCAAGGACATCCGGCGGCAGCTGATCGAGCGCTGCAACCGTGTGTTGCTCATGTATCGCAAGCACTGCGCGCCGGCCGTTCAGAGCGGGCAGCTCATCTTGCCTGAGGGTTTCAAACTGCTTCCAATCTTCACACTGTGTAtggtcaaggccaagccgCTCAAGGGGGgcaacgtcgtcgccgacgtgcgCTCCCACTATCTCCGCGTCGCCAAGGGCGCAggggcgacggcgaccaTGTCCTCGCTCTACCCCAGAATCATGGCAGtgcacgacctcgatgaGCAGTACGGCTTCCCCGGGCCGAACGGGCGTCTGCGCCTCCCGCGCTTCATGCGGGCAAGCCACATGTGGAtggtcgccgagggcgcgtACCTGCTCTCGAACGGCGAGATTGCCATGTTGTGGTTTGGTGGTGCCGTGTCGCCGCGTATTATCGACGAGCTGTACGGGGTCGAGAACGCGGACGAACTCGATGTCCGCATCACGCGCCTCCCCAAGCTTCCCACGCTCCTCAGCACGCAAGTCCGCAACATACTCACCCATCTCGAGCGACTTGCTGGGCACGAGCTCCcggtcctcctcgtacGCCAGGACCGCGATGGCCTCGAGATCGAGTTCGCCAAcatgctcgtcgaggacagCAACAACGACGCCCTTTCGTACACGGACTTCCTCATGTCTGCACACAAGGCCATCACCAACGAACTCAGCGGTAAGGGCAACGACGGATGGCGCGCACCCTGGGCATAGGCGTATCAGTACTACTCTTAATGACGGGATGAACAAATGCATACATCAATGTTCTGCGGCTGGTGTGGGTCAGATGGGGAGGCTTCGTTGGAAACTACAACACGCCGCATTGGTATAATACAGTGCTCCGCAACGATTGCGGTGATGGGATAAGCGGGGAGCGCGTGAGTTCATTGAGCGCTGAAGTGGCCGTTGAGGTGCGTTTGGTCCTGCGGCATGTTTAAGTACGCTTGCGCCTGCGCTCGCGGCATCTCGAGGAATGTTTGCTCGAGAAAGGTGACGTCTGTGCCGAGGCCAGGGTGGAAGCCGGGGTCTTGTCCGGTCATGAGCACATGCTCAGCCGGTGGTGCGGTCGCAGTCACGGCcgctggaggagaggatggaggTGCCGAACGCACAGGGGCTACATCAGCCGGTAGTGGTGGTTTGGCAGTGACCGACGCTGCAGATTCCGATCCAGGCGTCAGTGTACCGGGACCcggggacgaggacgacgccaCCCGCTTGACTTTTACCGGCGCCTGGTATGGGTGGCCATGCTTCtgctcgtactcgtcgcACTGGTTAATCCGATGTCCAGGCTTCTTGCAGTACCCGCACTTCTGTGCGCCGCGTGGCTTGTTGTACGGCTTGAACCGCCGGTCGTCGGTCACAGCAACTTCGGACCCATACTCTTCCGCaagggcgcgcgcgactgCGACTGGAATGTACAATGTGTGGAGGTTTCCACCTGGCGTAGACGGCGTGAAGGCGATCATGGGTTCACCAACGGCGTCGGGCATATCGAGCGCGGCCTTGCGGGCGTCTGCGATCGCCTTGCCAAACGCAGAATCCGAGAGTGTGATACCCTTCTCGCGCAACCATCTGCGCACGTCGGCCGGCGGGTCGCCTTGCACAATGAGGCGTTCGTGgatctcgtccttgagTTCTTCGAGGCGTTCTCGCCGCAGCTGAGGCAGCTCACTTGGGTCCTGTGGTCCGTGGTTGTGGGTATTGTTCGACAGTTTGGCATGCCACATACCATTCCGCAACTTGCAGTTGACTTTGAATGGGCAGCCGGTCGCTTTTGTGCTGCGCGGTCGCTTGGTTCCTTTTGCACCATACGCGCCATTCGCACCATGCCGATGACACACGAGGTTGCAGTACTTGCCATCCTTGACACTCGAGAAGTTGACCTCGAAGCCTAGGGTCTAGCGTCAGCATGGCTGAGTGGAGAGCTCACCCTAGTCAGAGAATTGACGGCCTTGcgcgcatcctcgagcgtgtGGTATTGCCCGCTGGTGTAGGTGATGGGTTGGATCTCCACGGTGGGGTCAAGCGAACCTCCCGAAGAGCCGTTCCCGGTGTCTGGTGGACGCTCGACCATCTCGGGGTCGTCGGAAATGAACGGTAGATTGACGTATATTGGGCTTGCTGTCATGGCTGATTgtgagggagggagggagggagagaggagaggtcgaggtcgagaatTGGTGCGGAAGCTGGTTCTTCCCGCTTGATGCCCGGATACTGACAAGTCGCTAAAGACGGATGCTCTGAAGAATGGTCTCCGTGTATGGGATAGGACAGCAGATGCCGGGCGATGGATGCAACAAAGTAATAAAGAATGGACGATGACAGTTGGAGAGTTAAGAGTCGGAAGTGGCAATGACGCCAACCAATGTACGCTGACGTAATGGGACCACGTGTGGCGGAATGAAATGTGACTTGAACAAGACTGAGCCTCTTGCCTCCACAACTCGTGCCCTCCAGCTCTCTTGTTCGCTTTTAGTTTGGCATGGCGGATTTAGCATCGCTGCTTCGTTTGATAGAGTGGCCCCATCCTCCCTAGTCACATAATACTCTGCTGTAACCCAACCAGGACAATAACAAGAGCCTCTACGTCTAACTGGAATAACCAAcaccgcgagcgcgatcgTGAGCCAACCGCCTGGGGCTATCAACACTGGAAACCCCGTCTGTCGGGATCAGAGAATTGCGAGCGAGAGCAAAGCGACGATGAGAGTGACAGCCGCAAGCCGGGAGTCCAAACTGGCCGAGCGACTAGACCGCTCGTGTCTTTACGTCTCTTGAAACTTTTGTGTACTGTGGCAGCTTGTTGTCGGGAAGCGTAATTGCCCCAACATGTTCCATGCCGTTGTCGCACTCGTTAAAAGTCCCCAGCACGTGGACTATGGAGGCGTTTGTGACATGACAGGGCAAATGACATGAAACCCAAGCGAGTGAGTGCCTGAGTTAGGATTGTTTTGAATTGAAAGGGGTTTCAGGCCCGAACCATTGTCAAGTATCTTTTCCTAGTACTGCCTCAATCGCCCTATCCTCGCAAACAGAGTAAGCCACTCAACACCTCTAGCTCCCTGTACGTGCAAGGTGATCAGTTCCGGATATGTCTTGGCATAGAGAACCATGCACATACTCCTGGTTCATCCTCGATTCCAAGAAGCTGACGCCAAGTAATGTGCGGGCAATAATGCCAACCTCTCTGTGACTGCTGCCATGACACCATTGACGTTGGTCTGCCGTTGATTACCCCGCAATAAAACATTTCCTCCCACTATTACGCTATATACAATGTTGATTATAGCGGCCGAGCACACTTGGCATGAAGGGCTGCGCTCCAACTCGTATCGCTTCGACTCTGCAGTCAGCACACCCGTCATAGTCCTACACCCAACCTTTATGCTATCACGGGACCTAAGGATGACCCCTCGCTTGGATGTCTGGATCAGAGACTGGATCAGAGACTCGCAAACGAGAGGCCCGAGACACAAGCGAATGCGAGGAGAACACCCACGAGCCGGGTGTCCCAACCGTTCGAGCGACGAGCCCCACTTTTGGGCCCGTAAAGGGTATTGTCTTTACGTCCTTTCAACTCGTCTGCGCTCATGATAGACGCTTGGCTCCCCGGAGCGTCTGGAGGCAACACAATAATCCCTATTTGCTCCTTGTCGCTCCCCTCGTCTCGCCGAATAATTGTATCATACAACTCGTTAGTGCCGGGTAGAGTAATGGTCCCCGGATACTCGATGCCTTTATCGCACTTGAAAGTCCCTGGTACAACCACTGCGCGGGGGACCAAAGTAACAGCGGACACCATGTACTTGTTTGGCGAGGCACCGAGGCTCCAGGCCCCGTGCAGCGATTCACtgacgacgtcgttgaAGCCCACGCCAATGATGCTGGCCGGGTCGTAGCGGCCCAGATTGACGGTGACACCATCGGGAACGTCCCAGTAATACTTCCAGCCAACCTTGGCGTTGGTCACGTTGAAGTTACATCTGCTACCGGCTGGACATGCTTCCCATGGCGTCAGGCGCTGAAACGGCAGTTTGTACGAGTTGTTCCACGTCGAGTTGTCGGGGTTGTGGACGAACTCGCTGCACGTCACCTGGGGGTTGCGGGCAATGAGGGTGGAGGCGAGAGGTTGCAAGGCAGCGACAGCAGtggccaaggccaagaccAGAGTCGCCGTAATGAACTGTTCGAGGAGCATGACACGCGATGGGTACCAGcttggagaggagaggggttCGAGTTGTGTAGTGGGTAGATCACTTGACAGGGTTTGAGGTTGTTGAGGAATGGCAGAGGTGATCGCCTCAGCACTGTCGAGACTAAGTAATCACTGCCATTGGTCAACAACCTCGGTCTGAGCGTCAGGAGGGGGTCGTAATGGTTTTAATGGCCAATCACCGAATAGTGCCTGCATTATTCCTGGAAGGCGACCTCACGCCAAGACAATGCCTTGCTTGGATCACACCAGTGGCTTACTCCAGAGCTAGCCCACATCGCCACAGTGTGGTCTCTGGGTCTCTGTTCTGACTGAACGGACTATCACTGGCACACGGACGCTCTTCATCATCACGTTGCTGGCGCTCACTCCCTCTCATGTCATCGTACGATATCACATAGCCTTCGCCCTATCGTCCTTGCCTATATAGTAGAACACTTGCTAATAGGTGTGTCCCCATCGACACACTATCATACGTTAGTCGCCTACTGTCGTTCATTCTAGATCACACCTCAGCacatcgccatcgcctTTTTCGCCACTTTGTCCAACCCTAACAGTCCTGTTAGTGCAACAATGTGAGACGGTTGAAGGCGGGATGAGTTTGAGCGTAGCTAGTGCCGAAGCGCATCTTATTGATAAAGTCATGCAAACCGTCGGGTCATGCCTGTGTCGCTTGGTACAACAATAGCAGCAGCTTGAAGCCGGCCGGTAGGGCCCCCGCGTGGTGCCAACGCCCATTGCGTTGTACGTCTCCTCAGTGCTAGGTGGCTGGGTTCCGGTGATGCGGGGGTAGAAGACGATGCGGCCCGCCAATGTCCCCGCACCAGTAGCCAAAGCATCTTGATCCAAGTTGATGAGCGCAAACCACTACTGCAAGGTCAGGTCCACCTTGTACACGAGGCGCCGCGCCGGATGAGAAGAAACCGCTGCGTAGTAAATgtggcctcgcgctccgtCCTTGAACCCAGGATGATGCATGGCACCCCAATCTATGCTGTATATGATATAGACTACAAACTACGCCACCGAAATGCTTAGTACACCTCGAGCACGTAGCGCTCCGACTCCTTGAGGTCCTCAAGGTACTGCTCTgcctcctcgcgcgtcaTGTTCCCTTCCTCAACCAGCGCCTCGGAGAGGGCGTTGAAGATGTCGGGGACGGGCCAAGTCGGTCCACACAGATAGAAGTAtcccttgtccttctcgtcctGGGCCAGCAGCTGCTTGGCGAGTGTACGGCCATGCTCCTTGATACGGTGCTGGATGTAGATCTTGTGCTTCTGGTCACGCGAGAACGCCAGGCCAAGGTTACCGATAACACCAGCGTCACGCcacgcctcgagctcctcgccgtaGAGGTACTCCTCGGACCTGTGGCGCGAGCCGAAGAAGTACGAGCTCTCAGTCGAGACCTCGATGCCCTCCGACATCTGGTGTGCGCGCATCTGGGCAAAGGCG from Cutaneotrichosporon cavernicola HIS019 DNA, chromosome: 2 harbors:
- the SFB3 gene encoding uncharacterized protein (Sec23/Sec24 beta-sandwich domain) is translated as MPPRSRHAVDPSLTAQANQGQQWQPLSPPGSAQPLHQENPTFAPGYGNQQPAYDASYGQHQPYVNPRGPQLHQVDDRRAAPPMGDYAPPQEQHVPVPHGSHLRGQPAAPAQPATYNYPPENHIPPPPHSAGPALTGPRIRIDPSQMPDPIDGQELDQNLYDDEEFHSCDTKGLIPLALTDYRGVDQGNSLPRHIRATLPTIPSTHQLLDTSALPFGLVVQPFAPLRYDEAPVPLVSNWVSGQSAFDPPPTPSGPEDIGPPRCEKCRGYINPWVRFIDGGRKWVCNLCGADNMVSHSYFAQLSTMGQRVDHNERPELQHGTVDFLAPREYWFPQPAGSIFEESHDSLAHAGDALATTSADLLGALQSSLGQTPSRGNTPQPGHRKKHKEEGRRLRRPVPIGRVFVIDVSTGSAHRGIVRSICEGIHRALYGDKKEGEEEDEEVIGQGERVAFVTVGQSVGFWSLSATLPQPQLLVVSDLEDMFCPMVGGFLVDSQESKSQIEALLTLIPNMYEQQPDGPYCAIGAAIKGTMDGLRSIGGQINFFLAGLPQLGPGKLEPRDESSLAGTDKEKQLFSPADPFWRVTADELAEIGIGVNTFVFPERAMDLASVSALSAVTGGDTFFHPKYSPVRDRDSLHDEIKRVVTREIAYNVLVRVRCSNGLRASDHTGNFFQRSLTDLEFGTMDEAKAFVATLKHDGHRLDDRQMAYVQVAALYTSSSGERRVRLLNLCLRITGLIGNVFRYADFDASVTMFFKEAVTQLPVKRLKDIRRQLIERCNRVLLMYRKHCAPAVQSGQLILPEGFKLLPIFTLCMVKAKPLKGGNVVADVRSHYLRVAKGAGATATMSSLYPRIMAVHDLDEQYGFPGPNGRLRLPRFMRASHMWMVAEGAYLLSNGEIAMLWFGGAVSPRIIDELYGVENADELDVRITRLPKLPTLLSTQVRNILTHLERLAGHELPVLLVRQDRDGLEIEFANMLVEDSNNDALSYTDFLMSAHKAITNELSGKGNDGWRAPWA
- a CDS encoding uncharacterized protein (Squalene/phytoene synthase); translation: MSTRTVLTRLGHLRVYTPLRAFSTSRALSSEHPPSPANPANARQVATAGGRTHRTPGAPLNSPVAAGGPGENAAYCASLLELHLVTTTVSQPAIAAMRFQFWRDALAAIFSGKPAPQHPVALALAEMHAARPVQRYYLGQLIDVRAKNLAAPSASATLEQHLATYSPLAGALLQGPLPILLSPTDPETGHIAHTLSHIAHLLAVSSLLRALPSLVAKRQLNIPADVSARHGLVDEEVFRRGTEAPGLKDALFEIATRGMDELITARRDLNKTDGKVVPKECMPLFLAAVPAERYLHRLEKADFDVFAPELAKHDWQLAPRIWWAYHRGKL
- the GYP7 gene encoding uncharacterized protein (Domain in Tre-2, BUB2p, and Cdc16p. Probable Rab-GAPs), giving the protein MARIDPKAVEETTRRVGALNVSGRRDSPSSSSRSASRGSLLAQPAAAGGEPSSVAEDRKARLIYVKSHVAIHPTQHPRDNITGLLGLVEVDREVPLAPESGTATPTSGKEILIVWVPDELFKRLPDEDKRKYERIEGRPQGTPTDEDGFVFVSLPAPKGEKYAFSVPITSVYSILVYSPSRTYYWYGSATFNLLGGVSLPTLYFHDDQTPLATNQSGDPSTSQWGFQPFLKVFHRHATLLRSRLITPTNNRGGELWLVNPSRADREVHEAGYEEKGRWHGGDKTPPGAAYPPAAAPYPTLPPASPTTPRDSLLVSLSNITNIARSTAQNVLNHPLAKPVVPHLPPAFRSLVHAPGEWQSSVPPRRGSSSSADVATEFEAARLYLARWARVVAEEGERSRRDELAARAAGGDASAEDITSLGVFSVLPGNRKMPKPTRHPERPITAEEWDDFIATGKDELFVRQQIFRRGFSDMPNDQGARRRGWEVLLGVVPWSVEEGPSGLDRLSQRAERRDEIVRAKREEYERLHQGWREKTKSGEAEDNWKEEWHRIDVDCRRTDRTQPLYAVMPDIVADGNEEKEGGGAGADIWSRDDKEEEGGYAPLNPHVAELREILMTYHVHAPDLGYVQGMSDLLSPIYSVFEASAPEAFYGLVGVMKQMESNFLRDQSGMRRQLSTLQQLIALMDPELHAHLERTGSLNLFFCFRWILIAFKREFQFETVIRLWEVLWTNYYSDNFVLFVALAVLQSHRDVIIRYLSEFDEVLKYANDLTGTIDLDTTLAQAEVLFLSFRDIMEEIDKEGRSDNELRQRRGSPPANASSSASSTAVERRPSARTVSPELYSLFYEHNTFRRVNVEPMVLYM